In the Festucalex cinctus isolate MCC-2025b chromosome 10, RoL_Fcin_1.0, whole genome shotgun sequence genome, one interval contains:
- the LOC144026889 gene encoding protein ANKUB1-like — protein MRILVCFEDSWESFDVAPCQTVGAIKRMVKDSFLVQISDDNQYLELSYGGAALQDCWALCDVGIRSGSTIKGLVKIYQRPLVYIFNAVTGQTLPIMENESLQKMSVARLKTVVSAHSGLPVSAFRLTTSAGIQLYDCKNLQDYAIGVDANLRLDTWDGWVEYLQGCLLGHAATVQNHLSDERPVTRFQLRVALYIAASFGHLELADWLLCRGAHADEPVGVHPYRQWCHQTAHRDARRCPIHVAAQSNQLLILKLFVTKNIMTLTCWDADALDPLKIAMRHGHRSCVRYLAEKLCSVVSLANISLPVHIYLQMRRWLRLVRQRMASSHYHYNLNSKVLLVDGFTQPKMSSKPRRLKTKQTTSKLVFSTNRALPHLHSKPAGLKKEIQNKHSQMGRQDGDTSKGPSALCAGQCSLPPLTGKHIPWQAFFGASPPSHCFFNMPLHPRHRTARENAVYCLTVASAFTEKPWLKQLSIARTLARKHIQSTP, from the exons ATGAGGATCTTGGTCTGCTTCGAGGACTCTTGGGAGTCTTTTGATGTCGCTCCATGTCAGACTGTGGGGGCCATTAAACGGATGGTAAAG GACTCTTTTCTTGTGCAAATATCCGATGACAACCAATACTTGGAACTGAGCTATGGTGGTGCAGCGCTCCAAGATTGTTGGGCTCTGTGTGACGTGGGCATTAGGAGCGGCAGCACCATAAAAGGCCTCGTAAAG ATTTATCAGAGACCTTTGGTGTACATCTTCAATGCTGTGACAGGACAAACGTTGCCAATTATGGAAAACGAGTCCCTTCAAAAGATGTCAGTGGCCAGATTGAAAACTGTAGTGTCTGCACACAGTGGACTTCCTGTCAGTGCCTTCAGACTTACTACATCTGCTGGAATTCAACTATATGACTGCAAGAACCTGCAAGACTATGCCATCGGAGTGG ATGCAAACCTTCGtttggatacctgggatgggtGGGTGGAGTACCTCCAAGGTTGTCTTCTTGGCCACGCAGCAACAGTACAGAATCATTTGTCAGACGAGAGGCCTGTCACGAG GTTTCAGCTGCGGGTAGCGCTCTACATCGCGGCCTCTTTTGGCCACCTGGAGTTGGCAGATTGGCTGCTTTGCAGGGGTGCGCATGCTGATGAGCCAGTTGGGGTCCATCCATACCGCCAGTGGTGCCACCAGACTGCACACAGGGATGCGAGAAGATGCCCCATTCATGTCGCTGCACAGAGCAATCAGCTCCTCATCCTCAAGCTCTTTGTCACTAAGAATATTATGACACTGACTTGCTGGGATGCGGATGCACTGGACCCTTTGAAAATTGCCATGCGACATGGACATAGATCATGTGTGCGCTACTTAGCAGAGAAGCTATGTTCAGTAGTGTCTCTGGCAAATATATCCCTGCCCGTGCATATCTACCTTCAGATGAGACGTTGGCTACGTTTAGTGCGGCAAAGGATGGCATCAAGTCACTACCACTACAATTTAAATAGCAAAGTGCTGTTGGTAGATGGCTTCACCCAGCCGAAAATGTCCTCCAAACCAAGGAGAttgaaaaccaaacaaacaaccagCAAATTAGTTTTCTCCACCAACAGGGCGTTGCCACATCTTCATAGCAAACCTGCTGGCTTGAAGAAAGAAATTCAGAACAAGCACAGTCAGATGGGCAGACAGGATGGTGACACCAGTAAAGGACCCAGTGCCCTATGTGCCGGCCAGTGTTCACTCCCACCTCTTACCGGAAAACACATTCCATGGCAAGCATTCTTTGGCGCATCCCCACCCTCCCACTGCTTCTTCAACATGCCTTTGCACCCCAGACACCGAACCGCCAGAGAAAATGCAGTATACTGCTTGACAGTGGCCAG TGCTTTCACAGAGAAGCCTTGGTTGAAGCAGCTGAGCATCGCTCGAACACTTGCCAGGAAGCACATCCAGAGCACACCTTGA